From Chloracidobacterium sp. N, the proteins below share one genomic window:
- the cas2 gene encoding CRISPR-associated endonuclease Cas2 → MRSRYIVCYDIANPKRWRQVYRIMRGFGDPLQYSVFRCDLSATERVLLLMAVTEVINQREDRIMLVDVGPVDGRGRTCIEALGKPLEVAPTERITVVV, encoded by the coding sequence ATGCGGAGTCGGTACATTGTTTGCTATGACATTGCCAATCCGAAGCGGTGGCGTCAGGTCTATCGGATTATGCGTGGATTTGGCGATCCCTTGCAGTATTCGGTTTTTCGGTGTGATTTGTCGGCGACGGAGCGTGTCCTGTTGTTGATGGCGGTGACCGAAGTAATCAACCAGCGTGAGGATCGGATTATGCTGGTGGATGTTGGTCCGGTGGACGGGCGTGGCCGGACTTGCATCGAGGCGCTTGGGAAGCCTTTGGAAGTGGCGCCGACGGAGCGCATCACGGTTGTTGTATAG
- the cas7u gene encoding type I-U CRISPR-associated RAMP protein Csb1/Cas7u, with amino-acid sequence MSLSLQQLQQAVRTATALRCRLRLQPAGGPGTKVFPPTYEGGRYALEERRMPGYDHPVRCVLMDSVQSQANRMEEALQQAVDDGRLALPLVEVDFTPYFPGNGQPEDMRLLEPIGRVSSLQAPHRIVDAILRDSVVIQEQGKPFRSSNVKQESSYGRRLREAAAHHATPLFELCPTALLFGMWDSTGPKGGLGAKFERAMVSEIVGINAVLGAKTSSRIDPLGIQLKAGPLYRTPPTEPLGWTLDPGKAVKDNKGRHVLLGTGRTSEATGRPSEANHGNVTPTISERDRQGEFLGGGVTIDYAEQSIVLSLPALRRLRFPINGQHNPKADEAAWTVLAALGLCAAILADDAGLDLRSRCLLWPQEPLKWELLGRPGEIQSDIVLDAEAALRLFMEAVDEARKCGLPWRTTPLQLQPAPELVKLVVKSQQLAQSQGTQEE; translated from the coding sequence ATGTCACTTTCACTTCAGCAACTCCAGCAGGCCGTCCGCACGGCGACGGCCCTGCGCTGCCGTCTTCGTCTCCAACCGGCTGGCGGCCCTGGCACCAAGGTCTTTCCCCCAACCTACGAAGGCGGACGCTACGCCCTCGAAGAACGCCGGATGCCGGGTTACGACCATCCGGTACGCTGCGTCCTGATGGATTCCGTGCAATCCCAGGCCAACCGCATGGAAGAGGCACTCCAGCAGGCCGTGGATGACGGCCGCCTTGCCCTTCCCCTGGTCGAAGTGGATTTCACGCCCTACTTCCCCGGCAATGGCCAGCCGGAAGACATGCGGCTTCTGGAACCCATCGGCAGGGTGTCGTCCCTGCAGGCCCCACACCGCATCGTGGATGCCATCCTGCGCGACAGCGTCGTGATTCAAGAACAGGGGAAGCCGTTTCGTTCGTCCAACGTCAAGCAGGAATCCTCCTATGGACGCCGGCTTCGTGAAGCGGCAGCCCACCATGCCACGCCTTTGTTCGAGCTGTGCCCAACAGCGCTTCTGTTTGGCATGTGGGATTCCACCGGCCCCAAAGGCGGCCTGGGCGCCAAATTCGAGCGCGCCATGGTGAGCGAGATCGTGGGCATCAACGCCGTTCTGGGCGCGAAAACCAGCAGCCGGATTGACCCGCTGGGCATCCAGCTCAAGGCCGGGCCGCTGTACCGGACGCCGCCCACCGAACCGCTCGGATGGACGCTTGACCCTGGGAAAGCCGTCAAGGACAACAAGGGCAGGCACGTTCTGCTCGGTACCGGACGCACTTCAGAAGCCACCGGACGCCCTTCAGAAGCCAATCACGGCAATGTCACCCCAACCATCTCCGAACGTGACCGGCAGGGTGAATTCCTGGGCGGCGGCGTCACCATTGACTACGCCGAACAGAGCATCGTCCTGTCGCTGCCGGCCCTGCGCCGGCTCCGCTTCCCCATCAATGGTCAGCACAACCCCAAGGCCGATGAAGCGGCGTGGACCGTACTGGCGGCGCTGGGCCTCTGTGCGGCCATTCTGGCCGACGACGCCGGGCTGGATTTGCGTTCCCGCTGCCTGCTCTGGCCGCAGGAGCCGTTGAAGTGGGAACTGCTGGGCCGCCCCGGTGAAATTCAGTCAGACATCGTTCTCGATGCGGAAGCCGCGCTCCGGCTGTTCATGGAAGCCGTTGACGAAGCCCGGAAGTGTGGCCTTCCGTGGCGCACCACCCCGCTCCAGCTTCAGCCGGCGCCGGAACTCGTCAAGCTCGTCGTCAAAAGCCAACAACTGGCGCAGAGCCAGGGAACCCAGGAGGAGTAA
- a CDS encoding YafY family protein: MLPVSPQADSKRGNLTRLAIELPLLLASGFKSKTELAKHFGCDKKTIKRLVDELSFHYRITEEKRGREVFYGFADGYTFRPPALKPAEVAALWLAQKAVLMDGSSPRWPLSQDGRSLLEKLRATLPPALAAHLSELAAVYGTALVPAKDYTPHLETLNQVLTAAIGKQRVEVEYVSLSSRRPKTRRYDTYGLYFDPNGGTLKTFGYDSRRRGIVTLAIDHMRRVTLLDEWFTLPPDFTSVQSYLERYHFNGFFGAPTRVRLRFFGVTSQVFRERQHHVTQRIVSYTPATRGRPETVDIEMTVARGRGLERFILSWLPEVEVLAPAALRQRIEDCCLGRARVLPPSAYRPQPPVAVNERA; this comes from the coding sequence ATGCTCCCGGTCTCTCCGCAGGCAGACTCCAAACGCGGCAATCTGACGCGCCTGGCCATTGAGCTGCCCCTGCTGCTGGCCTCCGGCTTCAAATCCAAGACCGAACTGGCCAAACACTTCGGCTGTGACAAGAAAACCATCAAGCGGCTCGTAGATGAGCTTTCGTTTCACTACCGGATTACTGAGGAGAAACGGGGGCGGGAGGTGTTTTACGGTTTCGCTGATGGCTACACCTTCCGGCCGCCGGCGCTCAAGCCAGCGGAAGTGGCAGCGCTGTGGTTGGCGCAAAAGGCGGTGCTCATGGATGGCTCCTCGCCCCGCTGGCCGTTGAGTCAGGATGGGCGGTCACTGCTGGAAAAGCTGCGCGCCACTTTGCCTCCTGCCCTGGCTGCGCATCTCAGTGAGCTGGCCGCCGTCTATGGCACAGCCCTCGTCCCGGCGAAGGATTACACGCCCCACCTGGAAACCCTGAACCAGGTGCTTACCGCTGCCATCGGGAAGCAGCGCGTCGAGGTCGAATACGTCTCGCTCAGCAGCCGCCGTCCGAAGACCCGGCGCTATGACACCTACGGGCTGTATTTCGATCCCAACGGCGGGACGCTCAAGACTTTTGGTTATGACAGCCGCCGGCGCGGCATTGTCACCCTGGCCATTGACCACATGCGGCGCGTCACCCTGCTTGATGAGTGGTTCACCCTGCCGCCGGATTTCACCAGCGTGCAGAGCTACCTGGAGCGATACCATTTCAACGGTTTTTTCGGTGCACCGACCCGGGTTCGGTTGCGGTTTTTCGGCGTCACCTCACAGGTTTTTCGGGAGCGCCAGCATCACGTCACGCAACGGATCGTGAGTTACACACCGGCCACCCGCGGCCGGCCGGAGACGGTTGACATCGAAATGACCGTGGCGCGGGGGCGCGGTCTGGAGCGGTTCATCCTGAGCTGGCTGCCGGAAGTCGAGGTTCTGGCGCCCGCCGCGCTGCGCCAGCGCATCGAGGACTGCTGCCTGGGCCGCGCGCGCGTACTGCCGCCGTCAGCGTACCGCCCCCAGCCGCCGGTTGCGGTCAATGAACGGGCGTGA
- the csb2 gene encoding type I-U CRISPR-associated protein Csb2, producing MLTLAWTYLTGYARATDPARRDAPEWPPHPARVWLALAAAFFETGEDPAEGQALEWLRTLPDPQVWLPVQAGGRRHVVTAYVPVNDKAEGTALLQSAPLARSKQPRTFPAVWVGDRPCFLHWPEAPDSDRYRPALTQLCARVTRLGHSASLVQMWVAERPPTPEDSFAGWLPTEEADSGLADLHLRRIFQGPSLERLRETFQAGRRPLVGLAAGYRAATFTPPPMTNTTVFDRDLLVLTQVDGPALPVTASLQVMQALRDTLMAHCPQPPPAWVSGHDAQGQPLADGRGHLALLPLPFVGYEYADGRLLGVALAFPTEIDRRERGRVIGPLFVNQQGKPADVSLRLGRLGVWVLRKRAWDDTRLTLQPETWTAFPRGAKRWASVTPVVLDRFPKANRLTERANWEYEVGSILFEACQYAGLPEPVEIDFGTTAWTPGAPRAIAKERPVRGASPPAQARLGDGFPPYLLKGARAAKPQVHVFLRFAEPVVGPVLLGAGRFLGYGLFKPLDFFVPKRS from the coding sequence ATGCTGACGTTGGCTTGGACCTACCTGACGGGCTACGCCCGCGCCACCGACCCGGCGCGGCGCGACGCCCCGGAGTGGCCGCCACATCCGGCGCGGGTGTGGCTGGCGCTGGCGGCCGCCTTTTTCGAGACCGGCGAGGACCCCGCCGAAGGTCAGGCGCTGGAGTGGCTGCGCACGCTGCCTGACCCGCAGGTGTGGCTTCCTGTCCAGGCTGGCGGCCGCCGGCACGTTGTCACCGCCTACGTGCCGGTCAACGACAAGGCCGAAGGCACGGCCCTGCTGCAATCCGCCCCGCTGGCACGCAGCAAGCAGCCGCGCACATTTCCGGCGGTCTGGGTTGGCGACCGGCCATGCTTCCTGCACTGGCCGGAAGCCCCGGACAGCGACCGCTACCGACCGGCGCTGACGCAGCTCTGCGCCAGGGTGACGCGCCTCGGACACTCGGCTTCACTGGTGCAGATGTGGGTCGCCGAAAGACCGCCCACACCGGAGGACAGCTTTGCTGGCTGGCTGCCGACGGAAGAGGCGGACAGCGGGTTGGCTGACCTGCACCTCCGCCGTATCTTCCAGGGACCTTCACTCGAACGCCTGCGGGAAACGTTTCAGGCTGGCCGGCGTCCGCTGGTCGGTCTGGCCGCCGGGTATCGTGCCGCCACCTTCACACCGCCGCCTATGACCAACACAACGGTTTTCGACCGCGACCTTCTGGTGTTGACACAAGTTGACGGCCCGGCGCTGCCGGTCACCGCCAGCCTTCAGGTGATGCAGGCGCTCCGGGACACCCTGATGGCGCACTGCCCGCAGCCGCCGCCGGCATGGGTGAGCGGCCATGACGCCCAGGGCCAACCGCTGGCCGACGGGCGCGGACATCTGGCGCTGCTCCCTCTGCCTTTCGTGGGCTACGAATATGCTGATGGGCGGTTGCTCGGCGTGGCGCTGGCGTTCCCCACGGAGATTGACCGCCGCGAGCGCGGCCGCGTCATCGGGCCGCTCTTTGTCAACCAGCAGGGCAAGCCGGCGGATGTCAGTCTCCGGCTCGGCCGGCTGGGCGTCTGGGTGCTGCGCAAGCGTGCCTGGGACGACACCCGCCTCACGCTCCAGCCTGAAACCTGGACGGCCTTTCCCCGTGGAGCCAAACGCTGGGCCAGCGTGACGCCGGTCGTGCTCGACCGCTTCCCCAAAGCCAACCGCCTGACCGAGCGCGCCAACTGGGAATACGAAGTCGGCTCCATTCTCTTTGAGGCCTGCCAGTACGCCGGGCTGCCGGAGCCGGTTGAAATTGACTTCGGCACAACGGCCTGGACTCCGGGTGCTCCCCGCGCCATTGCCAAAGAGCGTCCCGTGCGCGGCGCTTCCCCGCCGGCGCAGGCCAGGCTGGGCGACGGATTTCCCCCCTACCTGCTCAAAGGCGCACGCGCTGCAAAGCCACAGGTTCATGTCTTCTTGCGTTTTGCCGAGCCGGTCGTTGGCCCGGTTCTGCTCGGCGCTGGCCGCTTTCTCGGCTACGGCCTGTTCAAACCCCTCGATTTTTTTGTTCCCAAACGGAGCTAG
- the cas3u gene encoding type I-U CRISPR-associated helicase/endonuclease Cas3, translated as MTQVGIDDFDAFFREAHDCDPYPWQRRLAAAAVAGTWPPVLDLPTGSGKTAVIDIAVFALACQAALEPPARTAARRVFFCVNRRVIVDAAYERALRLAGRLLEAEASPTRWPTLHKVAAALRQLSTLRPESAPPLDVLELRGGLYRDNRWARSVTQPMVVCTTIDQFGSRLLFRGYGVSAHAAPIHASLAAYDSLVFLDEAHISKPFQQTLDAVRDYLDPQRWAEEAIGVSPFRLVAMTATPPKAAGQAAFRLDHTDRRTPRLAAVLGADKLVQLRVVSDLPKDLVSEAEAMAEAGQLGKAAVGIIVNRVATARAVHRLLCEAFPDAPVELVIGPMRPVDRDAQQRRLIPLIGPNRPDESAQLSFVVATQCLEVGADYDFDVLLTECASLDALRQRFGRLNRRGRPIAALAVVFIEVKALNPKKPDPVYGDALPKTWEWLTKWGQSKNVNFGIDAFDAYLNGQGLPVECLAPAARREPAVLLPAHLDLLCQTSPRPALEPNVAQLLHGPQPGEPDVQVCWRADLDAFPPDDWSEVVSLLPPTATECMTVPMSVVRRWLTGAEETGKDDAADLLELGGETAGTDAKPEATDGSAVKPERRGLLWRGLADNRLLTAVGDLHPGDTLILPVAAGGWEVLGHLPADASPDVAEAASVTARNRPVVRLHPHLFDREWPALQELFTRLTEPETVFGVEDWREALRALADDLQTGAEDKLPQHWPADALRTALHQLADPKLGLLRTPYPDGRGYVLTTRKRLAGRADWSLPLMDEGEDERSWIASAEPVTLAAHSRHVRDEIQRTVRALPLNIREEVFLAAAEAHDWGKADERFQALLQRADRTETWLLGASPLGLLAKSDGLPLTPLERRQAHERAGLPAGFRHEMLSVQMLETLLGSVGVPPAKPGNAGILPAEPGNVGVPPAGTELDLILYLIGTHHGRGRPLAPVVVDLEAPDVALTAELLGQSYTVAVSHAWREKAPPHRLDSGIGARFWRMQRRFGWWGAAYLETILRLADHQSSADEEAGLVS; from the coding sequence ATGACGCAGGTTGGTATTGACGACTTTGACGCTTTTTTCCGCGAAGCTCACGACTGTGATCCCTACCCGTGGCAGCGGCGACTGGCGGCCGCAGCCGTAGCTGGAACCTGGCCGCCGGTGCTCGATCTGCCCACCGGCAGCGGCAAAACGGCCGTGATTGACATTGCCGTGTTCGCTCTCGCCTGTCAGGCGGCGCTGGAACCGCCGGCGCGCACGGCCGCGCGCCGGGTGTTTTTTTGCGTCAACCGGCGCGTCATTGTGGATGCCGCTTACGAGCGGGCCCTGCGCCTGGCCGGGAGACTGCTGGAAGCGGAAGCTTCCCCGACCCGGTGGCCGACGCTGCACAAGGTTGCGGCGGCTTTGCGGCAGCTTTCAACCCTCCGCCCGGAAAGCGCGCCACCGCTCGATGTGCTGGAACTGCGCGGCGGTCTGTACCGCGACAATCGCTGGGCCCGGTCGGTGACGCAGCCCATGGTGGTCTGCACAACCATTGACCAGTTTGGCTCGCGGCTGCTCTTTCGCGGCTACGGTGTTTCGGCCCACGCGGCTCCGATTCACGCCAGTCTGGCCGCCTACGACAGCCTGGTGTTTCTCGATGAAGCCCACATCAGCAAACCTTTCCAGCAAACCCTGGATGCCGTCCGGGACTACCTTGACCCGCAGCGGTGGGCAGAAGAAGCCATCGGTGTGTCCCCTTTTCGGCTCGTGGCCATGACGGCGACGCCGCCCAAAGCCGCCGGCCAGGCGGCCTTCCGACTGGACCATACCGACCGGCGCACGCCACGCCTGGCTGCCGTTCTGGGTGCTGACAAACTGGTGCAGCTCAGGGTTGTCTCCGATCTTCCGAAAGACCTTGTTTCTGAAGCCGAGGCGATGGCGGAAGCCGGTCAACTGGGCAAAGCGGCTGTTGGCATCATTGTCAACCGGGTGGCGACGGCCCGCGCCGTCCACCGGCTGCTCTGCGAAGCCTTTCCCGATGCCCCGGTGGAACTCGTCATCGGCCCGATGCGTCCGGTTGACCGCGACGCCCAGCAGCGGCGCTTGATTCCGCTCATTGGCCCTAACCGGCCTGACGAAAGCGCGCAGCTCAGCTTTGTGGTGGCGACCCAGTGCCTTGAAGTCGGCGCCGACTATGACTTTGACGTGCTGCTGACGGAATGCGCCTCACTGGACGCGCTCCGGCAGCGGTTCGGACGGCTCAACCGCCGCGGTCGGCCCATTGCAGCCTTGGCCGTGGTGTTCATCGAAGTAAAGGCGCTCAATCCCAAAAAGCCCGATCCTGTCTATGGCGACGCCCTGCCCAAAACCTGGGAATGGCTTACCAAGTGGGGGCAATCCAAAAACGTGAATTTTGGCATTGACGCTTTTGACGCTTACCTGAACGGCCAGGGGCTGCCCGTGGAATGTCTGGCGCCTGCCGCCCGGCGCGAACCTGCGGTGCTGCTGCCGGCGCATCTGGACTTGCTCTGCCAGACGAGTCCCCGCCCGGCGCTGGAACCCAACGTGGCGCAGTTGCTGCATGGCCCGCAGCCCGGCGAACCGGACGTGCAGGTGTGCTGGCGGGCTGACCTCGATGCTTTTCCGCCGGATGACTGGAGTGAAGTCGTCAGCCTGCTGCCGCCGACGGCAACCGAGTGCATGACCGTACCGATGTCGGTGGTGCGCCGGTGGCTGACCGGTGCGGAGGAGACTGGCAAAGACGATGCGGCTGACCTTTTGGAGCTTGGCGGCGAAACAGCCGGGACGGATGCCAAACCGGAAGCTACAGACGGAAGTGCCGTCAAGCCTGAGCGCCGTGGCCTGCTGTGGCGTGGTCTGGCGGACAACCGGCTTTTGACGGCAGTGGGTGACCTGCATCCGGGCGATACCCTGATCCTGCCGGTGGCGGCCGGCGGCTGGGAGGTGTTGGGACATCTGCCGGCGGACGCCTCGCCAGATGTAGCCGAAGCTGCTTCTGTGACAGCCCGCAACCGCCCTGTCGTACGGCTGCACCCACATCTTTTTGACCGCGAGTGGCCGGCTCTGCAGGAACTCTTCACCCGCCTGACCGAGCCGGAAACCGTGTTCGGGGTGGAGGACTGGCGCGAAGCGTTGCGCGCTCTGGCTGACGACCTGCAAACCGGAGCGGAAGACAAGTTGCCTCAGCACTGGCCGGCTGACGCCCTGCGCACGGCGCTGCACCAGTTGGCTGACCCAAAGCTGGGCCTGCTTCGTACGCCTTACCCGGACGGCCGGGGCTACGTGCTGACCACCCGGAAGCGACTGGCCGGGAGGGCGGACTGGTCGCTGCCGCTGATGGACGAAGGCGAAGATGAGCGTTCCTGGATTGCCAGCGCCGAGCCGGTGACGCTGGCGGCGCACAGCCGGCATGTCCGGGATGAAATCCAGCGTACGGTACGGGCGCTGCCGCTGAACATTCGGGAGGAAGTGTTTCTGGCGGCGGCCGAGGCCCACGACTGGGGCAAGGCGGATGAACGCTTCCAGGCGCTTTTGCAGCGTGCTGACCGGACGGAAACCTGGCTGCTGGGGGCTTCCCCGCTGGGTTTGCTGGCCAAGTCGGACGGCTTGCCATTGACGCCGCTCGAACGGCGGCAGGCGCACGAGCGGGCCGGGCTGCCGGCCGGTTTCCGGCACGAGATGCTTTCAGTGCAGATGTTGGAAACCCTCCTTGGGAGTGTGGGCGTCCCGCCCGCAAAGCCTGGGAACGCGGGCATCCTGCCCGCAGAGCCTGGGAATGTGGGCGTCCCGCCCGCAGGGACTGAACTCGATCTCATCCTTTACCTCATTGGCACACACCACGGACGGGGCCGCCCGCTGGCCCCGGTCGTGGTGGACCTCGAAGCGCCTGACGTTGCCCTCACGGCCGAGCTTTTGGGCCAGTCGTACACCGTGGCGGTATCGCATGCCTGGCGTGAAAAAGCGCCGCCGCACCGGCTCGATTCGGGCATTGGCGCGCGTTTCTGGCGGATGCAGCGCCGTTTCGGTTGGTGGGGCGCGGCGTATCTGGAGACGATTCTGCGCCTGGCTGACCACCAGTCCAGCGCCGATGAAGAAGCCGGTCTTGTGTCATGA
- the cas1 gene encoding CRISPR-associated endonuclease Cas1 has product MPLGRGVCQLEYVQREWAENVDVLEGRFVHRRVDRPGGPAPVPAEITAESKIHARSVEVGCPELGAVAVIDLLESDDGQVVPVDYKRGAAPDLLEGAWEPERIQVCLQGLLLRANGYRSGYGIIYYAADKTRVRVDFTPVLIARTKQLLAAARALAVSGTIPPPLVNSNKCPRCSLVGICLPDEINFLRGDDKVDDRASEATAATVLPSAAEAAEVALPVPTGREVRRLVPARDDNKAVYVQGQGYALGLNGTVLEIRDKGQAVDAVRLVEISQVNLFGNVQISAQALRALVNREVPVLHLSYGGWLQAVTTAPPHKNIELRQRQFQAAGNPEFCLRLAKAFVSGKIRNSRLLLRRNGRQLDPDVLSQLAASRGAVERCEELSSLLGIEGNAAREYFRHFPAMFKPGNEPPFDFTGRNRRPPKDPVNALLSFAYSLLVKEMMVAVIGVGFDPHLGFYHQPRYGRPALALDLMEEFRPLVADSVVITVINNGEIGPSDFIQRGEAVALTPRGRKTFIEAFERRLDQLVTHPVFNYQVSYRRIFEIQARLLARTLMGEIPRYIPFVTR; this is encoded by the coding sequence CTGCCTTTAGGCAGGGGAGTATGTCAACTTGAGTATGTACAGCGTGAGTGGGCGGAGAATGTTGACGTTCTGGAAGGACGTTTTGTCCATCGGCGCGTTGATCGGCCGGGCGGGCCGGCGCCGGTGCCGGCCGAAATCACGGCGGAGAGCAAAATCCATGCGCGTTCGGTGGAGGTTGGCTGCCCGGAGCTTGGCGCTGTGGCGGTGATTGACCTGCTTGAAAGTGACGACGGGCAGGTGGTGCCGGTGGATTACAAACGGGGTGCCGCGCCGGACCTGCTGGAAGGCGCTTGGGAACCGGAGCGCATTCAGGTTTGTTTGCAGGGGCTTTTGCTGCGCGCCAATGGCTATCGCTCTGGTTATGGGATTATCTACTACGCAGCCGATAAAACCCGTGTCCGGGTGGATTTCACGCCGGTTCTCATCGCGCGGACAAAGCAGCTTTTGGCAGCGGCGCGGGCTTTGGCGGTTTCCGGTACGATACCTCCGCCGTTGGTCAACTCCAACAAGTGCCCACGCTGTTCTCTGGTCGGTATTTGTCTGCCGGATGAAATCAATTTCCTGCGCGGCGATGACAAGGTTGATGACAGGGCTTCAGAAGCCACGGCAGCAACGGTTCTACCGTCTGCAGCCGAAGCGGCTGAAGTCGCGTTGCCGGTTCCAACCGGCAGGGAAGTACGGCGACTGGTACCGGCGCGTGACGACAACAAGGCCGTCTATGTTCAGGGTCAGGGTTATGCGTTAGGCCTCAATGGCACCGTACTTGAAATCCGCGACAAAGGACAGGCCGTAGATGCGGTGCGGTTGGTTGAAATCAGCCAGGTCAACCTTTTTGGCAACGTACAGATTTCGGCGCAGGCACTTCGGGCTTTGGTGAACCGGGAGGTTCCCGTCTTGCACCTGAGCTATGGTGGCTGGTTGCAGGCTGTGACGACGGCCCCACCACACAAAAACATTGAATTACGTCAGCGGCAGTTTCAGGCGGCCGGAAATCCGGAGTTTTGTCTCAGGCTGGCGAAGGCTTTTGTAAGTGGAAAAATCCGTAACAGCCGTCTTCTTTTGCGGCGAAATGGGCGTCAACTTGATCCAGATGTGTTGTCCCAGTTGGCGGCCTCGCGTGGTGCAGTTGAGAGGTGTGAGGAACTGTCTTCGCTTTTGGGAATTGAGGGCAATGCAGCGCGCGAGTATTTCCGTCATTTCCCGGCAATGTTCAAGCCGGGCAATGAGCCGCCATTTGATTTTACCGGGCGCAACCGGCGTCCGCCCAAGGACCCGGTCAATGCCTTGCTTTCCTTTGCGTACAGTCTTTTGGTCAAGGAAATGATGGTGGCCGTCATTGGCGTTGGCTTTGATCCTCACCTTGGTTTTTACCACCAGCCGCGCTATGGAAGACCGGCTTTGGCTCTTGACCTGATGGAGGAGTTTCGCCCTTTGGTAGCGGATTCGGTAGTCATCACGGTTATCAACAATGGTGAAATCGGGCCTTCGGATTTCATCCAGCGGGGCGAAGCAGTGGCATTGACACCGCGTGGTAGAAAGACCTTCATCGAGGCTTTTGAGCGTCGGCTGGATCAGTTGGTCACACATCCGGTTTTCAACTATCAGGTCAGCTATCGGCGGATTTTTGAAATTCAGGCGCGACTTCTGGCGCGTACGCTGATGGGTGAAATTCCACGCTACATTCCCTTTGTCACTCGCTGA
- a CDS encoding HNH endonuclease: MSVQALSDITFDEQDANLFLVDDAQLRADALKHSVLPRLRVVMNVAIACIREIYGIEALEDSIVSVYPNFRQKRDRELLIKYESVFVGLGGQRKAKWPGFARKDGKPVQILPFRFAFVLDQYGVFTVLENAWLKGLDTRSFEMLLRFHIDNEHKVNPLCFASGMAPGIPYLEDLPLLAPLRDEYQLRLKHKLYDNHFLGHTYHFPVSGDTLEQIVNRFAYFFPVYDSYIQMAKGLPIRLDALVAKLSAWLERELEETEEQTELPVPETLGVHAARAAESKVRVMPAMRWQVFQRDQWRCVACGRSSHDGAILHVDHIIPRSRGGLDALENYQTLCDICNIGKSNKDATDLRNRKG; encoded by the coding sequence ATGAGCGTTCAAGCACTCTCAGACATTACATTCGATGAGCAGGATGCCAATCTCTTTCTCGTTGACGACGCTCAACTGCGGGCGGATGCGCTCAAACACTCAGTTTTGCCGCGCCTGCGCGTGGTGATGAACGTCGCAATTGCCTGCATCCGCGAGATTTACGGTATCGAGGCGCTTGAAGATTCCATCGTCAGCGTCTATCCCAACTTCCGGCAGAAGCGTGACCGGGAACTGCTCATCAAGTATGAATCCGTCTTTGTCGGTCTCGGTGGGCAGCGCAAAGCCAAGTGGCCGGGCTTTGCGCGCAAAGATGGAAAACCCGTTCAAATCCTGCCCTTCCGATTTGCTTTTGTGCTTGACCAATATGGCGTTTTCACCGTTTTGGAGAATGCGTGGTTGAAGGGACTTGACACGCGATCTTTTGAAATGCTGCTCCGCTTTCACATTGATAACGAACACAAGGTCAATCCCTTGTGTTTCGCGTCGGGCATGGCACCGGGTATTCCGTACTTGGAAGACTTGCCGCTCCTTGCACCACTCCGTGACGAATATCAACTCCGGTTGAAGCATAAGCTCTATGACAATCATTTCCTCGGTCACACTTATCACTTCCCGGTATCGGGAGACACTCTGGAGCAAATAGTGAATCGCTTCGCTTATTTCTTCCCCGTTTATGATTCATATATCCAGATGGCAAAAGGTTTGCCGATCCGGCTTGATGCACTTGTTGCGAAGCTGTCTGCCTGGCTGGAACGGGAGCTGGAGGAAACTGAGGAACAAACTGAATTGCCAGTGCCGGAAACGCTTGGAGTCCATGCTGCCCGGGCGGCAGAATCGAAAGTCCGCGTCATGCCTGCAATGCGCTGGCAGGTGTTCCAGCGGGATCAATGGAGATGTGTTGCCTGTGGGCGAAGTTCACACGATGGAGCCATACTCCACGTTGACCACATCATTCCCCGCTCACGCGGTGGTCTTGATGCGCTCGAAAACTATCAGACACTCTGTGACATTTGTAACATTGGAAAAAGCAACAAGGATGCCACAGACCTGCGTAACAGGAAGGGCTGA